The Streptomyces sp. Alt3 genome has a segment encoding these proteins:
- a CDS encoding DUF4383 domain-containing protein — MKLRDELPVDHHLATVYRYGAAVCGLVLLAFAALGFADALTPFDTAGDTVAGMTTNTTLSVISTVVGLALLIGAVIGGNFASTLNMTVGGLFVLSGFVHIFVLDRSANFLDFGMANVMFSFVMGLVIATFGMYGRVTSRLSHENPYWRRRHPEQAGHEGASVRHLREGLDPGLLPAGRTPGVTGREPDDE, encoded by the coding sequence ATGAAGCTTCGAGACGAACTTCCCGTCGATCACCACCTGGCGACCGTCTACCGCTACGGAGCCGCCGTCTGCGGCCTCGTCCTGCTCGCCTTCGCCGCACTGGGCTTCGCCGATGCCCTCACCCCGTTCGACACGGCCGGGGACACGGTCGCGGGTATGACCACCAACACCACGCTGAGTGTGATCTCCACGGTGGTGGGACTGGCCCTCCTCATCGGGGCCGTCATCGGAGGCAACTTCGCCTCCACCCTCAACATGACGGTCGGAGGACTGTTCGTCCTGAGCGGATTCGTCCACATCTTCGTGCTGGACCGGTCCGCCAACTTCCTCGACTTCGGCATGGCCAACGTGATGTTCAGCTTTGTCATGGGACTGGTCATCGCGACGTTCGGCATGTACGGCAGGGTCACCAGCCGCCTGTCCCACGAGAACCCGTACTGGCGACGCAGGCACCCCGAACAGGCAGGGCACGAGGGTGCTTCGGTCCGTCACCTGCGCGAGGGACTCGACCCGGGCCTGCTGCCCGCAGGTCGGACACCCGGCGTCACGGGCCGGGAGCCCGACGACGAGTGA
- a CDS encoding hemolysin family protein, with product MTAVQLFIGLLTLVVNAFFVGAEFALISVRRSQIEPAAESGDRRARSVIWGLEHVSALLAAAQLGITLCTLVLGIVAEPAIAHLLEPVFDAVGVPHGLVHPISFVIALTVATYLHMLLGEMVPKNIALAEPARTALLLGPPLVTLARALKPVIFAINAFANTLLKLLRVETKDEVSATFSDDELARLVKDAEDSGLVDDRSADRLRHALELGRRPVRDVLLPVDRVLYTRVGTTPEELERLSHESGFSRFPVMDSEQRIIGYLHVKDALDATPRDVPFPVTALRPIARVRAATPLDDVLTALRRSRTHLAAVLDEDGRLAGMITMEDVLRELVGRHQAR from the coding sequence ATGACCGCCGTCCAGCTCTTCATCGGCCTTCTGACCCTGGTGGTCAACGCCTTCTTCGTCGGTGCGGAGTTCGCGCTGATCTCCGTGCGCCGCAGCCAGATCGAGCCCGCGGCCGAATCCGGGGACCGGCGGGCCCGCAGTGTCATCTGGGGTCTCGAGCACGTCTCGGCGCTCCTCGCTGCGGCGCAGCTGGGCATCACGCTCTGCACCCTGGTGCTGGGCATCGTCGCCGAACCCGCCATCGCCCATCTGCTGGAACCCGTCTTCGACGCGGTGGGCGTACCGCACGGGCTCGTGCACCCCATCTCGTTCGTCATCGCGCTGACCGTGGCGACGTACCTGCACATGCTGCTCGGTGAGATGGTGCCGAAGAACATCGCACTCGCCGAGCCGGCCCGCACCGCGCTGCTGCTCGGCCCTCCCCTGGTGACTCTCGCCCGGGCACTGAAGCCGGTGATCTTCGCGATCAACGCGTTCGCGAACACGCTGCTGAAACTGTTGCGGGTGGAGACCAAGGACGAGGTCTCAGCGACCTTCTCCGACGACGAACTGGCGCGCCTCGTCAAGGACGCCGAGGACTCGGGTCTCGTCGACGACCGCTCGGCGGACCGCCTGCGGCACGCGCTGGAGCTGGGACGGCGCCCGGTCCGGGACGTGCTGCTCCCGGTCGACCGGGTGCTGTACACCAGGGTCGGCACGACCCCCGAGGAACTGGAACGGCTCTCGCACGAGTCGGGCTTCTCGCGCTTCCCGGTGATGGACAGCGAGCAGCGCATCATCGGGTACCTGCACGTGAAGGACGCGCTGGACGCCACGCCACGCGACGTTCCCTTCCCGGTGACGGCGCTGAGGCCGATCGCCCGGGTGCGTGCGGCGACACCGCTGGACGATGTGCTGACCGCGCTGCGGCGCAGCCGGACACATCTGGCGGCCGTGCTCGACGAGGACGGCAGGCTGGCCGGCATGATCACGATGGAGGACGTGCTGCGCGAGCTGGTGGGCAGGCACCAGGCCCGCTGA
- a CDS encoding Asp23/Gls24 family envelope stress response protein, translating into MTTQTAPVTKSASVPHSARGEQGTTALTGGATGANEPAATRGRTSIADVVVVKIAGSAAREIPGVHDMGGGLSRTLGAVRDRVPGGRPNVGRGVKVEVGERQTAIDVDLVVEYGVAIADLARDVRENVIAAVERITGLEVVEVNVTVNDVHLPDEDGDSTSTDSRVE; encoded by the coding sequence ATGACTACGCAGACGGCCCCGGTCACCAAGAGCGCTTCCGTCCCGCACAGCGCGAGGGGCGAACAGGGCACGACGGCTCTCACGGGTGGTGCCACCGGCGCGAACGAGCCTGCCGCCACCCGGGGCAGGACATCCATCGCGGACGTCGTGGTCGTGAAGATCGCCGGCAGTGCCGCCAGGGAGATCCCGGGTGTTCACGACATGGGCGGCGGGCTCTCGCGCACACTCGGTGCCGTTCGCGACCGGGTGCCGGGCGGCCGCCCCAACGTCGGCCGTGGCGTCAAGGTCGAGGTCGGCGAACGGCAGACCGCCATCGACGTCGACCTGGTCGTCGAATACGGAGTGGCGATCGCGGACCTGGCCCGTGACGTGCGGGAGAACGTGATCGCCGCCGTCGAACGCATCACAGGCCTGGAGGTCGTCGAGGTCAACGTGACGGTGAACGACGTGCATCTGCCGGACGAGGACGGCGACTCCACCTCGACCGATTCCAGGGTGGAGTGA
- a CDS encoding RNA polymerase sigma factor yields the protein MPPAPEQAVSAVGEDRSDTDDALLVVRAAEGDEEAFAVLVRLHAPTLVRMATRMLGNEPEAEDAVQDALISAWRKLPQFQMQSTFRTWVYRIVTNRCLNVLRSRRPVDHLDAADHLAAPEHTVSPARIAESHAAVDELQTALTTLSAEQRACWVLRELDGQSYEFIAQAVGISQEAVRARVFRARRSLTQQLGAWR from the coding sequence GTGCCGCCCGCCCCCGAACAGGCCGTGTCAGCGGTCGGTGAGGACCGAAGCGACACCGACGACGCCTTGCTGGTCGTGCGGGCGGCCGAGGGGGACGAGGAAGCCTTCGCCGTCCTCGTACGCCTCCACGCCCCCACACTGGTACGCATGGCCACGCGCATGCTGGGCAACGAGCCGGAAGCGGAGGACGCCGTACAGGACGCCCTCATCAGTGCCTGGCGCAAACTGCCGCAGTTCCAGATGCAGTCGACGTTCCGTACCTGGGTCTACCGCATCGTCACCAACCGCTGTCTGAACGTGCTGCGATCCCGCAGACCCGTCGACCACCTGGACGCCGCGGACCATCTGGCAGCACCGGAGCACACCGTCTCACCGGCACGGATCGCGGAGTCGCACGCGGCGGTCGACGAGCTCCAGACGGCGCTGACCACCTTGTCGGCCGAACAGCGTGCCTGCTGGGTGCTCCGAGAACTGGACGGCCAGTCCTACGAGTTCATCGCGCAGGCCGTCGGAATCAGCCAGGAGGCCGTCCGTGCCCGGGTCTTCCGCGCCCGACGATCTCTCACACAACAACTGGGGGCCTGGCGATGA
- a CDS encoding GNAT family N-acetyltransferase, whose product MTDLDIRHAGHPDIAAVLRFWREAAEGTSITDDDAGVAQLIARDPGALILAERDGRIAGTVIAGFDGWRCSVYRLAVHPDCRRQGIATALTDAAEQRFLALGGRRIDAMVLEANEQAHHTWGSAGYHREDHWRRWVKPL is encoded by the coding sequence ATGACTGATCTCGACATCCGCCACGCCGGTCACCCGGACATCGCCGCCGTCCTGCGGTTCTGGCGTGAGGCGGCGGAAGGCACCAGCATCACCGACGACGACGCCGGAGTGGCCCAGTTGATCGCACGGGACCCCGGGGCCCTGATCCTCGCGGAGCGCGACGGCCGGATCGCCGGAACCGTCATAGCCGGCTTCGACGGATGGCGGTGCTCCGTGTACCGGCTGGCCGTGCACCCCGACTGCCGGCGACAGGGCATCGCCACGGCGCTGACGGACGCCGCGGAGCAACGATTCCTCGCCCTGGGCGGGCGGCGGATCGACGCCATGGTGCTGGAGGCGAACGAGCAGGCGCATCACACATGGGGCTCGGCTGGCTACCATCGCGAGGACCACTGGCGGCGATGGGTCAAGCCTCTCTGA
- a CDS encoding DUF2273 domain-containing protein encodes MSRPVVGTGAGMALAFAAYFGGFGAFLLVASLGAVGAFVGHRLDGGGVPDALRDAFERNRR; translated from the coding sequence ATGAGCAGGCCGGTGGTCGGGACGGGGGCGGGTATGGCCCTGGCGTTCGCCGCGTACTTCGGAGGTTTCGGCGCGTTCCTCCTCGTCGCCTCCCTGGGAGCAGTGGGCGCCTTCGTCGGTCACCGGCTCGACGGTGGGGGTGTGCCTGACGCGCTCAGGGACGCGTTCGAGCGGAACCGCCGATGA
- a CDS encoding DUF6286 domain-containing Asp23/Gls24 family envelope stress response protein has product MITPSQRGTTTVSEKAVRRIARRAVTESLPGRGVAATSVSATVRGDRARVSLDLALPYPVPVADSVRLVQDHVAARTRRLSGLDVPRAEVSVRALHADAPLLRADPSGPSGGGPVRPGARRWWSSRRLPTAAVTGGATLAGGAVVFDVARVHLLGRPPARWRGGAVDWLSTHGAGELPVVLGGAGAVLMGLVLIVLAVTPGQRHLLSLSPPVDQPVFALDRSAVSALVREAVSDVAGIGRVRVRVGRRRVVVRARLSFGDRAAARGDVQAAARLAVGGCALRRAPRLRITLDPDPTWRQPPAVGPAPAPASAPALAPAPRPQSQSQSQSQSQSQSQSQSQSQSQSAEKAPASPPTQGRT; this is encoded by the coding sequence ATGATCACACCGTCGCAACGAGGCACCACCACGGTGTCGGAGAAGGCCGTCCGCAGGATCGCCCGGCGTGCCGTCACGGAGTCCCTGCCCGGCCGGGGCGTCGCGGCCACGAGCGTCTCGGCGACCGTCAGGGGGGACCGGGCGAGGGTGTCGTTGGATCTTGCCCTGCCCTACCCGGTGCCCGTGGCCGACTCCGTGAGGCTCGTCCAGGACCACGTCGCCGCACGCACCCGCCGGCTGAGCGGGCTCGATGTCCCACGGGCGGAGGTGAGCGTCCGTGCGCTTCACGCCGACGCCCCGCTCCTCCGGGCCGATCCGTCGGGTCCGTCCGGAGGAGGACCTGTCCGGCCGGGCGCACGCCGGTGGTGGTCTTCCCGGCGTCTGCCCACGGCCGCTGTCACAGGCGGGGCCACCCTGGCCGGCGGCGCTGTGGTTTTCGACGTCGCGCGGGTGCACCTGCTGGGCCGTCCACCCGCCCGGTGGCGCGGCGGTGCCGTGGACTGGCTTTCCACCCACGGGGCGGGTGAACTGCCCGTCGTCCTGGGGGGCGCCGGTGCCGTCCTGATGGGCCTGGTACTGATCGTCCTGGCGGTCACACCCGGGCAGCGCCACCTGCTGTCCCTTTCGCCGCCCGTGGACCAGCCGGTCTTCGCCCTCGACCGCTCGGCGGTCTCCGCACTGGTCCGGGAGGCGGTGTCGGACGTCGCAGGCATCGGCAGGGTGAGGGTCCGGGTGGGGCGTCGGCGCGTCGTGGTCCGGGCCCGACTGTCGTTCGGTGACCGTGCGGCCGCGCGCGGCGACGTACAGGCTGCGGCCCGCCTCGCCGTCGGTGGGTGCGCGCTGCGGCGCGCCCCGCGTCTCCGCATCACGCTCGATCCCGACCCGACCTGGCGGCAGCCACCGGCCGTGGGCCCCGCACCGGCACCGGCATCGGCACCCGCATTGGCACCGGCGCCTCGGCCGCAGTCGCAGTCGCAGTCGCAGTCGCAGTCGCAGTCGCAGTCGCAGTCGCAGTCGCAGTCGCAGTCGCAGTCGGCCGAGAAGGCGCCTGCCTCGCCCCCGACGCAAGGACGCACATGA
- a CDS encoding Asp23/Gls24 family envelope stress response protein: MTARTDPPDRSQHDGDGDDEQLPCGRSLSDVWDLWEQEKDDPHLTDCPHCRQAVGELAALETSVRQLRERSATAEFYDARALTQRIMDVVRLELRPGRPLPLGEPEEDLWIVESAAARTVRAAAETVEGVRAGSCRISVERLPEREAPCVDVRLEIHAPASAQLQDLAEQVRHRVLSAADSTLGLTLNEIDIRITDLLDAADGPGGGEGR, from the coding sequence ATGACTGCCCGCACCGACCCTCCCGACCGGTCGCAGCACGACGGCGACGGAGACGACGAACAACTGCCCTGCGGCCGTTCGCTCTCCGACGTCTGGGACCTCTGGGAACAGGAGAAGGACGACCCGCATCTGACCGACTGCCCCCACTGCCGGCAGGCGGTCGGTGAGCTCGCGGCCCTGGAGACCTCGGTGCGCCAGTTGCGCGAACGGTCGGCCACCGCCGAGTTCTACGACGCCCGTGCCCTGACTCAGCGGATCATGGACGTCGTTCGCCTGGAACTGCGGCCCGGGCGCCCGCTGCCCCTGGGCGAGCCGGAGGAAGACCTGTGGATCGTGGAATCAGCGGCAGCCAGGACGGTCCGCGCGGCAGCCGAGACCGTCGAGGGGGTACGCGCGGGATCCTGCAGGATCAGCGTCGAGCGCCTCCCTGAACGGGAAGCGCCGTGCGTCGACGTACGTCTCGAGATCCACGCACCCGCCTCGGCCCAGTTGCAGGATCTGGCCGAACAGGTCCGCCACCGCGTCCTGAGCGCTGCAGACAGCACCCTGGGGCTGACCCTGAACGAGATCGACATCCGGATCACCGATCTGCTCGACGCGGCTGACGGACCCGGGGGAGGGGAGGGTCGGTGA
- a CDS encoding SDR family oxidoreductase: MNTDGRGPKTAERLNCLVTGASGYIGGRLVPELLEAGHTVRCLARSPGKLRDHPWAQEVEPVAGDVTDAASVAASMRGIDVAYYLVHALGTGSGFEDTDRRAARIFAEQAHAAGVRRIVYLGGLTPSGVPERELSPHLRSRAEVGRIFLEAPVPATVLRAAVVVGSGSASFEMLRYLTERLPVMVTPSWVSTRTQPIGVRDVLHYLVGSATMPADVDRAFDIGGPDVLTYQEMMRRYAEVAGLRRRLIVPVPVLTPRLSSHWVGLVTPVPASIARPLTESLRHEVVCDEHDIARYVPDAPGRPLPFEEALDLALRRVREAEVTTRWSSAAVPGAPSDPLPTDPEWAGGSLYQDERQLTVDTSRESLWKVIEGIGGDNGWYSFPLAWAVRGWLDRLVGGVGLRRGRRDAERLRVGDSLDFWRVEEIEPGHLLRLRAEMRLPGLAWLEMYAETCDGKLTLYRQRAVFHPRGLLGHVYWWCVSPFHAVVFGGMARNITQAAAKGMCAHANKARTGPSASRSRP; this comes from the coding sequence GTGAACACCGACGGGCGTGGGCCGAAGACGGCTGAGCGGCTGAACTGCCTGGTCACCGGCGCGTCCGGGTACATCGGCGGGCGTCTCGTGCCGGAACTGCTGGAAGCGGGCCACACTGTGCGGTGTCTGGCCCGCTCGCCGGGCAAACTGCGTGACCACCCCTGGGCACAGGAGGTCGAGCCGGTCGCCGGGGATGTCACCGACGCCGCGTCCGTCGCTGCGAGCATGCGGGGAATCGACGTGGCCTACTACCTGGTGCACGCCCTCGGAACCGGTTCCGGTTTCGAGGACACCGATCGCCGAGCTGCACGGATCTTCGCCGAGCAGGCACACGCCGCCGGGGTGCGGCGCATCGTGTACCTGGGCGGGCTCACCCCGAGCGGGGTCCCGGAACGGGAACTGTCACCGCATCTGCGCTCCCGTGCGGAGGTGGGACGCATCTTCCTGGAGGCGCCCGTTCCGGCCACCGTGCTGCGGGCGGCGGTGGTCGTGGGCTCCGGATCGGCCTCCTTCGAGATGCTGCGCTACCTCACGGAACGACTGCCGGTCATGGTGACCCCGAGCTGGGTGAGCACCCGCACACAGCCCATCGGGGTCCGCGATGTGCTGCACTACCTGGTCGGCTCGGCCACCATGCCGGCGGATGTGGACCGCGCGTTCGACATCGGCGGACCTGACGTTCTCACGTACCAGGAGATGATGCGCCGGTACGCCGAGGTCGCCGGGCTCCGGCGACGCCTCATCGTGCCCGTGCCGGTCCTCACTCCGAGGCTGTCCAGCCACTGGGTCGGCCTCGTCACCCCGGTGCCCGCTTCGATCGCCCGGCCACTGACCGAGTCGCTGCGTCACGAGGTCGTGTGCGACGAACACGACATCGCCCGCTACGTCCCGGACGCACCGGGTCGGCCACTGCCGTTCGAGGAGGCCCTGGATCTCGCGCTGCGCCGAGTCCGTGAGGCCGAGGTCACCACACGCTGGTCGTCCGCCGCCGTGCCGGGGGCGCCCAGCGACCCTCTGCCCACCGATCCGGAGTGGGCCGGCGGCAGCCTCTACCAGGACGAGCGGCAACTCACGGTGGACACGTCCCGCGAGTCACTGTGGAAGGTGATCGAGGGCATAGGCGGGGACAACGGCTGGTACTCCTTCCCGCTCGCCTGGGCGGTCCGGGGCTGGCTGGACCGTCTGGTCGGCGGTGTGGGACTGCGCCGCGGACGCAGGGACGCCGAACGCCTGCGTGTGGGCGACTCACTGGACTTCTGGCGTGTCGAAGAGATCGAACCGGGCCACCTGCTGCGACTGCGCGCCGAAATGCGCCTGCCCGGCCTCGCCTGGCTGGAGATGTACGCCGAGACGTGCGACGGAAAGCTCACCCTCTACCGCCAGCGTGCCGTCTTCCATCCTCGCGGCCTGCTCGGTCACGTCTACTGGTGGTGCGTCTCCCCGTTCCACGCGGTGGTCTTCGGTGGGATGGCCCGGAACATCACGCAAGCCGCCGCCAAGGGGATGTGCGCGCACGCGAACAAGGCCCGCACCGGCCCGTCGGCGTCGCGCTCCCGTCCGTGA
- a CDS encoding CBS domain-containing protein produces the protein MGQLTVADLMTPSVISIQRGTTFKEIARLLSESAVTAVPVVDDAGRPVGVVSEADLLRNRTTGAARDAGALMSHPAVTAEPRWNVVHAARVMEEHRVKRLPVVDGQGRLVGVLSRSDLLQVFLRRDRAIQEEILEEVVTRTLRLSPSSLNVEVSEGLVTLSGTVRGRDTVQVLLRLCRSVDGVVDVVDHLSRDAHVVDHLSHGARAVDRLSRDAHVDIRPGLTPVTAGGEKGAPAHAEQRERS, from the coding sequence ATGGGACAACTCACCGTCGCCGATCTGATGACGCCGTCGGTCATCAGCATCCAGCGCGGCACCACTTTCAAGGAGATCGCCCGTCTGCTCAGTGAGTCGGCCGTCACCGCTGTGCCGGTCGTGGACGACGCGGGGCGTCCGGTCGGCGTCGTCTCCGAGGCCGATCTTCTGCGCAACCGCACCACCGGCGCCGCACGGGACGCCGGCGCGCTGATGAGCCATCCTGCCGTCACCGCCGAGCCCCGGTGGAACGTCGTGCACGCCGCTCGGGTGATGGAGGAGCACCGGGTCAAGCGGCTCCCCGTCGTCGACGGTCAGGGCCGTCTGGTCGGAGTCCTGAGCCGCAGCGATCTCCTTCAGGTCTTCCTTCGCCGGGATCGCGCGATCCAGGAGGAGATCCTCGAAGAAGTGGTGACCCGGACGCTTCGGCTCAGTCCGTCCTCGTTGAACGTGGAGGTGTCCGAGGGGCTCGTCACGTTGAGCGGCACCGTGCGCGGCCGTGACACCGTGCAGGTCCTCCTGCGTCTGTGCCGGAGCGTCGACGGTGTGGTGGATGTGGTCGACCATCTCTCGCGCGACGCTCACGTCGTCGACCACCTTTCGCACGGTGCTCGTGCTGTCGACCGTCTCTCGCGCGACGCGCACGTGGACATCCGGCCCGGCCTCACGCCGGTCACGGCCGGCGGGGAGAAGGGCGCCCCCGCTCACGCCGAACAGCGGGAACGGTCATGA
- a CDS encoding SGNH/GDSL hydrolase family protein — protein MEMNASYTSLVAVGDSFTEGMSDLLPDGSYRGWADVLASRLAARTPGFRYANLAVRGKLIGQIVDEQVAVAASLQPDVITLVGGLNDTLRPKCDMGMVRGRLEEAVERLAPSCKTLVLMRSPGRNGPVMERFRPRMEELFSLVGDLADRHGAVVADLYGAPSLGDPRMWDVDRLHLTAEGHRRVAEAVWQALGLPAESDWRTPMPASVPARWAQRRIDDVRFARQHLMPWIGRRLTGRSSGDGRAGAQFDAGLGQAFWITPEDGAVPGPVAGWRRLDG, from the coding sequence ATGGAAATGAATGCCTCCTACACCAGTCTTGTCGCGGTCGGCGACTCGTTCACCGAGGGCATGTCGGATCTGCTGCCCGATGGTTCCTACCGCGGCTGGGCCGACGTCCTCGCCTCCCGCCTCGCGGCCCGCACGCCCGGATTCCGGTACGCCAACCTCGCCGTCCGGGGCAAGCTCATCGGCCAGATCGTCGACGAGCAGGTCGCGGTCGCCGCGTCACTGCAGCCGGATGTGATCACACTCGTCGGCGGGCTCAACGACACCCTGCGGCCGAAGTGCGACATGGGCATGGTCCGCGGCCGGCTCGAGGAGGCGGTGGAGCGCCTCGCGCCGTCGTGCAAGACCTTGGTGCTGATGCGCAGCCCCGGCCGGAACGGTCCGGTGATGGAACGCTTCCGCCCGCGCATGGAGGAGCTGTTCTCGCTGGTCGGTGATCTGGCCGACCGCCACGGCGCCGTGGTGGCCGATCTGTACGGCGCTCCGTCGCTGGGCGATCCACGCATGTGGGACGTCGACCGGCTCCACCTGACGGCCGAGGGGCACCGCAGGGTCGCGGAAGCGGTCTGGCAGGCGCTGGGGCTGCCGGCGGAGAGCGACTGGCGGACCCCGATGCCCGCGTCCGTACCCGCTCGGTGGGCGCAGCGGCGGATCGATGACGTCCGTTTCGCCCGGCAGCACCTGATGCCCTGGATCGGGAGGCGCCTGACCGGGCGCTCGTCCGGCGACGGCCGGGCCGGCGCGCAGTTCGACGCGGGACTCGGGCAGGCGTTCTGGATCACCCCCGAGGACGGGGCGGTCCCCGGCCCGGTGGCAGGCTGGCGTCGGCTCGACGGCTGA
- a CDS encoding hemolysin family protein — MTEVLLLLVALLLSLVCGVFVAAEFSLTTVERGELEESVERGDRGAAGALKAVRSLTYQLSGAQLGITVTNLVVGMLSEPSISKLIQGPVEATGLSPGVSSSLALVIGTALSTVVLMVVGELVPKNWAISSPLTVARAVATPQRAFTAVFRPFISHLNNTANRIVRRFGLEPAEELATARSPQELVALARHSAKEGALEADTAELFVRTLNLSELTAENVMTPRVQVTALEVQATAEDVANATRATGLSRFPVYRGSLDTVVGVAHIKDVLAVPAEQRPRKRVSDMLREPLLVPETLTVDRLLDRLSGKLAMAVVIDEYGGTAGVVTLEDIVEEVVGEVRDEHDPHETPDLAAAGEDADGRTLWSADGAARTDQLRTIGLRVPDGPYETLAGLIATEVGRIPVVGDTVELTGWRIDVVDASGHRAARALLHAPLPGDDEPAEDER; from the coding sequence ATGACCGAAGTGCTCCTGCTCCTCGTGGCGCTGCTGCTTTCCCTCGTCTGCGGGGTTTTCGTGGCGGCCGAGTTCTCTCTGACCACCGTGGAGCGCGGCGAGCTCGAGGAATCCGTCGAGCGTGGGGACCGCGGCGCGGCGGGAGCGCTCAAAGCCGTACGTAGCCTCACCTACCAGCTCTCCGGCGCGCAGCTCGGCATCACCGTCACCAACCTGGTCGTGGGCATGCTCTCCGAGCCGTCCATCTCCAAGCTCATCCAGGGACCGGTGGAAGCGACCGGTCTGTCGCCCGGTGTGTCCTCCTCGCTGGCCCTCGTCATCGGTACCGCACTGTCCACCGTGGTCCTGATGGTGGTCGGTGAGCTCGTCCCGAAGAACTGGGCGATCTCCTCACCCCTGACCGTGGCCCGGGCCGTCGCCACACCGCAGCGCGCGTTCACCGCGGTCTTCCGGCCCTTCATCAGCCACCTCAACAACACCGCCAACCGCATCGTGCGGCGCTTCGGCCTGGAGCCGGCGGAGGAGCTGGCCACGGCCCGCAGCCCGCAGGAACTGGTGGCCCTGGCGCGCCACTCCGCGAAGGAGGGCGCGCTCGAGGCGGACACCGCCGAGCTCTTCGTACGCACCCTCAACCTGTCCGAACTGACCGCGGAGAACGTCATGACCCCCCGCGTCCAGGTCACCGCCCTCGAGGTGCAGGCGACCGCCGAGGACGTCGCGAACGCGACGCGGGCGACCGGTCTCTCCCGGTTCCCCGTCTACCGGGGCAGCCTGGACACGGTCGTGGGTGTCGCGCACATCAAGGACGTACTGGCCGTTCCCGCGGAGCAGCGGCCCCGCAAGCGGGTGTCGGACATGCTCCGCGAGCCGCTGCTCGTGCCGGAGACCCTCACCGTGGACCGTCTGCTGGACCGGCTCTCCGGAAAGCTGGCCATGGCGGTCGTCATCGACGAGTACGGCGGCACGGCGGGCGTCGTGACGCTGGAGGACATCGTGGAGGAAGTCGTCGGCGAGGTACGGGACGAACACGACCCGCACGAGACCCCCGACCTGGCGGCCGCGGGCGAGGACGCCGACGGGCGCACCCTGTGGTCCGCCGACGGCGCCGCCCGCACCGACCAGCTCCGCACCATCGGGCTGCGGGTGCCGGACGGCCCGTACGAGACGCTGGCCGGACTGATCGCCACGGAGGTCGGCCGCATTCCGGTGGTGGGCGACACCGTGGAGCTCACGGGCTGGCGGATCGACGTGGTGGACGCCTCGGGGCACCGTGCCGCGCGTGCCCTGCTGCACGCGCCGCTGCCCGGTGACGACGAGCCGGCGGAGGACGAACGATGA
- a CDS encoding class I SAM-dependent methyltransferase, whose product MRRRSTPVPRDAVHHPVFARFYARLSVTADLRGGLAGRRDELLDGLSGRVIEIGAGNGLNFAHYPGAVSEVVAIEPERSLRRLATGAAMRAEVPVDVVPGTAEALPVKSEAFDAAVASLVLCTVRDLPQALSEIKRVLRPGGELRFFEHTLAPEGTLATVQRAADRTLWPLLFGGCHTARDTVTAIEAAGFELGMYRRFRVPEKGVRLPSSPCVIGVARRSVVVDRPAGRG is encoded by the coding sequence ATGCGACGGCGCAGCACACCCGTCCCCCGGGACGCGGTACACCACCCGGTTTTCGCCCGTTTCTACGCCCGGCTGAGCGTGACCGCCGATCTCAGGGGAGGGCTGGCGGGCCGTCGTGACGAACTCCTCGACGGGCTTTCCGGCCGTGTCATCGAGATCGGCGCGGGAAACGGCCTCAATTTCGCCCACTACCCGGGGGCTGTCTCCGAAGTGGTGGCGATCGAGCCCGAGCGCAGTCTGCGACGGCTGGCGACCGGGGCGGCGATGCGTGCGGAGGTGCCGGTCGACGTCGTGCCGGGGACGGCCGAGGCGCTGCCGGTCAAGAGCGAGGCGTTCGACGCGGCGGTGGCCTCGCTGGTCCTGTGCACCGTGAGGGACCTGCCGCAAGCGTTGTCGGAGATCAAGCGGGTGCTGCGGCCTGGCGGTGAGCTGCGCTTCTTCGAGCACACCCTGGCACCCGAGGGGACGCTCGCGACGGTGCAGCGGGCGGCGGACCGCACACTCTGGCCGCTGCTCTTCGGGGGCTGCCACACGGCACGGGACACGGTCACGGCGATCGAGGCGGCCGGCTTCGAACTGGGGATGTACCGACGGTTCCGTGTCCCCGAGAAGGGCGTGCGTCTGCCGAGCTCCCCGTGCGTGATCGGCGTGGCCCGCCGGTCCGTCGTGGTGGACCGCCCGGCCGGGAGGGGCTGA